A window of the Butyricimonas faecalis genome harbors these coding sequences:
- a CDS encoding Clp protease ClpP, producing the protein MDMNTLQYVVGEAKAGQPAVIRFFGRVTEETTSRFNDEFDFLENIIRPSCIRVLINSEGGSVLYGMSTYSTIANATVDTECIIEGVAASMASIIWAAGKRSLMRDYAILMIHNPMLPDDDGGEPSDMVTAFTKQIETIYRKRFGLKAEHVRAIMDGQAGKDGTYFDAQAAVKAGIIPAEHVIHTSKQLCRKVHDEIEGLTDTAAIQELMSRVSAGNKPFKGIEPTLTETENDMANENKTQGFEYGAIAASLGMKDGEVKDVMARISELAAMEPKYREIQKSLSDAQTVIAGKDASIRNLQTDLAAATARLSAYEQKEKDEQASRIETLVENAIAEGKIDREAKTQWVEMAGSNFELAESTLASIPAREKISKEIADDPANIQATAEATKTAEQLMAEKVAEVVGADFKFRKL; encoded by the coding sequence ATGGATATGAACACACTTCAATATGTCGTCGGAGAGGCGAAGGCAGGCCAGCCGGCTGTTATCCGTTTCTTCGGTCGCGTGACGGAAGAGACGACCTCACGTTTCAATGACGAGTTCGACTTTTTGGAAAATATCATCCGTCCCTCCTGTATCCGCGTGTTGATCAACTCGGAGGGCGGCAGTGTCCTTTACGGCATGTCCACCTATTCCACCATCGCCAATGCCACGGTGGATACGGAATGTATCATCGAAGGGGTCGCGGCATCGATGGCCTCCATCATCTGGGCGGCGGGCAAGCGTTCTCTCATGCGTGATTATGCCATACTGATGATTCATAACCCGATGTTGCCGGACGATGACGGAGGGGAACCGTCGGACATGGTAACGGCTTTTACCAAACAGATCGAGACGATTTACCGGAAACGGTTCGGCCTGAAAGCGGAGCATGTGCGGGCCATCATGGACGGACAGGCAGGAAAGGACGGGACCTATTTCGACGCACAGGCTGCCGTCAAGGCCGGCATCATACCTGCGGAGCATGTCATCCATACCTCGAAGCAGCTTTGCCGTAAAGTGCATGACGAGATAGAAGGATTGACCGATACGGCCGCCATCCAGGAACTGATGAGCCGTGTCAGCGCGGGAAATAAACCTTTCAAAGGCATTGAACCTACTCTTACAGAAACGGAAAACGATATGGCAAACGAAAACAAGACACAAGGCTTTGAGTACGGGGCGATTGCAGCCTCGCTGGGCATGAAGGACGGTGAGGTCAAGGACGTGATGGCACGTATCTCTGAACTGGCCGCGATGGAACCCAAATACAGAGAAATACAGAAATCACTGAGCGACGCGCAGACCGTCATCGCCGGAAAAGACGCCTCCATCCGGAACTTGCAGACAGACCTGGCCGCAGCGACGGCACGCCTTTCCGCCTACGAGCAGAAAGAGAAGGACGAGCAGGCTTCCCGTATCGAGACATTGGTGGAGAATGCCATTGCAGAAGGCAAGATTGACCGTGAGGCGAAAACGCAGTGGGTGGAGATGGCCGGTTCCAACTTCGAGTTGGCGGAAAGCACGCTGGCTTCCATTCCCGCGCGGGAGAAAATCTCGAAGGAAATCGCCGATGACCCTGCCAACATCCAGGCCACGGCGGAAGCGACAAAGACCGCCGAACAGCTGATGGCCGAGAAGGTGGCGGAAGTGGTCGGTGCGGATTTCAAGTTCCGAAAGCTCTGA